The following are encoded together in the Xanthomonas vesicatoria ATCC 35937 genome:
- a CDS encoding EAL domain-containing protein gives MIFNTDPDDMTLASGDKSPERQFDWSGVPIDLGGMEPLEQIARLLCHALVAPAAALTITEAGRMRVLASRGISTHQVEHAIALCRRAPAAANGVTELIEHAALAPIQLGDAAFPGLPARFIACVPVGAPQAGITGTLCVIDTRERRLASQEHQQLLMFANVAAAQLELQFGAGRREPHSGLLNARQLQADLDALAFGSHSVPTIAAFIEVYDTQAANEARQALGMQPLEELTRHASCVLTRALRGKATVYHVASMRFAFFLLNSAPDEMEDLLLDLRDMLHKPVDAAGVPMSLTFHAGVVRFAPQQPDTNDVMRKGLVSLGDAISNNAVVCWYSASQDDAIQRSYRLALDAEKALDAGDFRLVFQPRINLQDLSVIGFEALLRWRHASLGPIGPDEFIPLFEKTALMCTVTNWVIESALVQLSQWRAQGLDFSISINLSSRDFGNINLAADVIKRCKELAIPTHRIELEITEGRWLRSNVEAVPRLRALRDAGVSVAIDDFGTGYSNFGYLTELPVNVLKLDRSLVTGIANKTGMQMRAEAVVRMASALGYRTVAEGVEHADEIALLRSWGCDEAQGYLLSRPMEAPLVAAYMQDARAQQRLS, from the coding sequence GTGATCTTCAACACGGACCCTGACGACATGACGCTTGCTTCGGGAGACAAATCGCCGGAACGCCAATTCGATTGGTCAGGCGTGCCGATCGATCTCGGCGGGATGGAACCGCTCGAACAGATCGCCCGCCTGCTCTGCCATGCGCTGGTCGCGCCCGCGGCTGCGCTGACCATTACCGAGGCCGGCCGTATGCGGGTGCTCGCATCGCGTGGCATCAGTACCCACCAGGTCGAGCACGCCATCGCGCTGTGTCGGCGCGCACCTGCCGCCGCCAATGGCGTGACAGAGTTGATCGAACATGCGGCACTCGCGCCGATTCAACTGGGCGATGCCGCCTTCCCTGGGCTGCCTGCCCGGTTTATTGCCTGCGTCCCGGTCGGTGCGCCGCAAGCCGGTATCACCGGCACGCTGTGCGTGATCGACACGCGCGAGCGCCGCCTTGCCAGCCAGGAACATCAGCAGCTGCTGATGTTTGCCAACGTGGCCGCTGCGCAGCTGGAGCTGCAGTTCGGCGCGGGCAGGCGCGAGCCGCATAGCGGCCTGCTCAACGCGCGCCAGCTGCAAGCGGATCTGGACGCCCTGGCCTTCGGCAGCCACAGCGTGCCGACCATCGCGGCGTTTATCGAGGTCTACGATACGCAGGCGGCCAATGAGGCCCGCCAGGCGCTGGGCATGCAGCCGCTGGAAGAACTGACCCGTCATGCCAGCTGCGTGCTGACGCGTGCACTGCGCGGCAAGGCGACCGTCTATCACGTCGCCTCGATGCGCTTTGCGTTTTTCCTGCTCAATTCCGCGCCCGACGAAATGGAAGACCTGTTGCTGGATTTGCGCGACATGCTGCACAAGCCGGTGGACGCCGCCGGGGTGCCGATGTCGCTGACCTTCCATGCCGGCGTGGTGCGCTTTGCACCGCAACAGCCAGACACCAACGATGTAATGCGCAAGGGCCTGGTATCGCTGGGCGATGCCATCAGCAACAACGCGGTGGTGTGCTGGTATAGCGCATCGCAGGACGACGCCATCCAGCGCTCGTATCGATTGGCGCTGGATGCGGAAAAAGCACTGGACGCTGGCGATTTCCGTTTGGTGTTCCAGCCACGCATCAACCTGCAGGATCTGTCGGTCATCGGGTTCGAAGCGCTGCTGCGCTGGCGGCATGCCAGCCTGGGGCCGATCGGCCCGGACGAGTTCATTCCATTGTTCGAAAAGACCGCGCTGATGTGCACGGTCACCAACTGGGTGATCGAAAGTGCGTTGGTGCAGCTATCGCAATGGCGCGCGCAAGGCCTGGATTTTTCGATCTCGATCAATCTGTCCTCCCGCGATTTCGGCAACATCAATCTTGCCGCCGATGTGATCAAGCGCTGCAAGGAGCTGGCCATCCCCACCCACCGGATCGAGCTGGAAATCACCGAAGGCCGCTGGTTGCGCAGCAACGTCGAAGCCGTTCCGCGCCTGCGCGCGCTCCGCGACGCTGGCGTCAGCGTGGCCATCGACGATTTTGGTACCGGCTACAGCAATTTCGGTTACCTCACCGAGTTGCCCGTCAATGTGCTCAAGCTGGATCGCTCGCTGGTGACCGGCATTGCCAACAAGACCGGGATGCAGATGCGTGCAGAAGCGGTGGTGCGCATGGCCAGCGCACTCGGCTATCGCACCGTTGCCGAAGGTGTCGAGCATGCCGACGAAATTGCGTTGCTGCGCAGCTGGGGCTGCGACGAGGCACAGGGGTATCTGCTGTCCAGGCCGATGGAAGCGCCACTGGTCGCGGCGTATATGCAGGACGCCAGGGCGCAGCAACGCCTGTCCTGA